GTTCTGCCTACTAGATTTATCTGCTTTCTTTTCTACGTTCTGTTGAGTTTTCTCTCTATATTTTGCCAATAATAGTAGTTTGCTCCCTGTGAATATCGTCGATGTAGAATGTTCATATAttctatgattaaaaaaaaaaaaaaaaaaaaaaaaaaaagagcaacccagtgcacgtggctcctgctactgcagggtctgggaggggccaAAGTATGTGGCCTTACCTGTATGCTTCGTAGGAGAgcctgtttccaagtttcgtaTACCTCTGGCCAGCATGTTGTAATATAGTGCAACTTGTTCATAGATTCTATGATATTGGatgtatttttatttgttcATGAATTGCTCATGCAGGTACCGATTTTAAATATGGAGAATCAGGAGAGGTCTCAGCTTGAAACTCTGAAAGAAGATATTCAAATGGTTTGAATATTGAACATAAATTTgcttttgtatttcttttctgTTGAAGTTCAGATTATATTCTGATTTATCTTTGGTCGGTGCAGCCTACTTTCTTGGAGGCAAAAGTGTTAGCATCTATTAACATATGGATGAATAATTCAAAATCTAGATCCAGTACCCACTATGATCCACATCATAACCTTCTATGTGTAGTTGCTGGATGTAAAAGAGGTAGTTCTGTTCTCATCCAATACCctgcacccccccccctctgctCTCTCTAATTGCCATTTGTCAGGTTTGTTATTTTGTAATTGATGAGCAGTGGAAAAGTACTCTTGGACAATGTCTCCATATCTTTCTCCCTCAATCCGTTGGCATGGTATTACATTTTTGGAAAGAGAAGCTTATGTTGATGAGAATGTCTAATTTAGTATATTATTAATTGAGAAAGATCAATTTACATTGACTATGTTACTCGAGATGTGGCAAGGAGTTAGCATTTTATTTCTGTCATGAAACTTATGTTGAAAATGCAAGTATCTAACGGGCTAAAAGGGGTGACATAGCTTGATAGCTGTCAATTTTTCTGAGAGGTGGATAGTTTGACAGAAGTTAGTTCTGTTTTAATAAACTGTTCCATTGttaaaaaattccatccaaCTCCAAATAGAAGTATCTGCTAGGATGGATGTGGCTGATTTTTCCTCATCCTCATGCTATAGATAACTTAACATATTCGGATAATGCTTTTACTATGAAATAAACAAATCTTACAGGTATTGCATTACTGATGTCATGTAATGTATTATTGTTCCATTGCTCTAGTCTTGTATAAGCATAATCCTAAGACTTCAACATACCCCTAAATGAAAGGCCATGAGATTGAAGTTTTGGAAATCAGGCAAAGTTCAAGATTTCGTTTTCGACTAATGTAGAATCGATCTCGAACCCGTAAAGTTAGTGAGAGATCAATCGCAACAGAATTGCGTATAGGAACAAACTTAACGAACAAAATTCTCTTAACATCATTTTTTAACATATGTAGAAATAAAAAGGATATGACAAAGGCTTTACTACCTGGCTTGTGAGAATGGAATCAGCATCATAACTAACCTACTGAATCAACACAGTGGTGCAAGCCAAAATCTCCATTAATAAAGTTCATGTACCAggctgtagccccttacaaacttatgtagaagactcaaaaacagactcacactaaaaaggaaaggcctaaatCAATACTTAACTAATAAGGTAacataaactgactaggaaactaaaatgaCGAAGGAAACTGACTCAAAAAAGGGCTGGACTTATAGAATCCTAATCCAGCCTAACAAAAACacttaataaaattaaaataaagtaaagaaaGACACTAAACAAACTAATTTCGTAGGCTTAGCTTCTATCCATATaataggcccattaaagtggcccattacaatgaaaacacatTTGATCAATGGGTCAACACacacataacccaacccaaagctgttttttagtaaaataagcccatttaggtgatttatctgcatcaagaAACTTTCTAGAACAGCTTTCATTGAAATCTTCTCTGCATAATCTTCGGTCAACTATCAACCCCCTGTGAACAGTGCTCATGTGAACAGTACTCTCATGGACAAAAAACAAGGTCAGATTCTGGTTCAATCCAAAATTGTGGACTGAAAGCTTCTTGCCCCTTCTTGTGCATGTCCTGGATTTCCTCCTCCTTTAACTGAACTGCATCATTGACCCTGGTCCAAATCGAAATGGTAGAACTATACCACCGAAATATGGTCCATTTCTgtgaaaaaaaaccaaaatattggAGAACCCTCAATTCACATGCTGTTTCTTTTCGACACTTgtataaaaatgaaatatttcgTCGAAGTTTCGGTAGATGTTTTGAACTATGAAATCAggaagaatttttattttttttatctataaaTTGTTTTAgttactttccttttctttggatTGGTATTTGGtgcctttttctttctcttatcaGCATGAATTTCACCTCCTTCTAGTGAACATTGTTGATAAGATtatcaataacaaaaaataggaggagagagcagagaaaaaaatttgacattaaTCATTGTTACCCAACACAGGTTGCGGTggcatagttttttttttttctgacaatATGTTTACAATTTTATCTGAAGAGATGCTTAATGGTGTGGGAAGGGGATCTCTTGGGAAATAAAGGAATGAGAAAACACAAGTACTTGGTGGGCGCATGTTTTCGAGATGAGACttgttttgttttcccttttcctttgttttctacTTTTAAACCAGCACAGATCATCATGAATCATTAACTGCTTTCTGTAACTGCAGTTGTTTTATGGCCCCCTTCAGTGAGTCCATTGATGTACGTAATGCCTATTTATGGAGAGGCCTCAAACCATAGGTAATCAATCCATTGGATCATCAGAGATCtcaactatattttttttattctttcctttcttctgaATGATAAACTAGCTTAAGGAGGGAGAAGGGGGCAGGGGGAAGTTTGTTCAATTTAACTGGGAACTGTTACAGTAGTTATTTTTATGTGGAGTTCATATCCTGACCTTTTggctttttttccttttcaaatttaTGGGCAGCTCTGTCAATCTAGAAAACCCAGACTTTTCTGTTCATCCAAGAGCAAAACACTTGATGGAGTACTCACAAACTGCCATTCTTCATCCGGGTGATGCACTTTTCATTCCTGATGGATGGTGAGGGTTTTCATCTGAATTTAAGACATTCATCAGCTAAATTTTTTATCCAAGTTCCATGAAATGTGAAATGCTGCTGTAACTGCTTTTTAAGTCGGGCTATTTTCCTATTCCAATTGCTTGATTGCTAGTGGAGTTTCTAGAATCATTGAAAACTAAAAAgcctcaaggtaatattcagaACGTTTAAATGGCTTTTGCTTGGCCATGTGATTGGTCATTAAATTAAACAAAGTGTTCTTGTCTTTTCTCTGTTTAGCTTTATGGTTCAGTCTTTGTTGTTAAGCTGTCCATACTTGTTAGATGAGGTGATTATATGCATAATTGAGATATTTCACCAATATGTGTGCGCCTGTGtgcgactttttttttttgtggggggagggggaggtgcTAAGTGTGCGGTTACTTTTGTACAATTGTACATCATATGGATTGCTCTCATGCAACTAAGTGAAAAAATTCTGGAGCCATTACATTGCAGTGGAGAAAGTACCAAACTTTGTGTCTTTAAGTTGAATTTTGTGATGGCATCACCTCATGGTCCTCAGGTGGTGGGAGTTTCCCCTCTCCATGTAGAAGAATGTATTTCTTGgcactttcttttggtattcAGTATCAAGCTttactctctctcccccccaccTCTTATTtcctgatctctctctctctctctctctctctctctgtgtgttaAACTGAAAAAGGTAATATCAAATTTAGATTTTCGTGAATTATACAAAGGCTGGTGAGGTGATTTAACTCTTATAGGATGGTAAGTCAAAGACAATTGAAGTTATTTCCTTCAAGTGTTATCTAGAATTCTAGTTATTAAAGTAACATTGTTTTCTTCACATGTATAAGTGCACATTGAGTCAAGTGAAGCATTTAGGATGGTGATAAAAATTAGGATACACATTAGTGCTGTAACTGCTGCAACATTTCTGAAACCCATAATTATCCTCAAGTTCCCATTCATTTGGAGTCCACCACTAGTCTTTGGCTTTTCATGGTATTCAATTGAGGCCCAGAGCACTATTAATGGGTACTCTAAATTATTCTCACATCTTTTTAATTATAACCTCTTTGATCATCCTATCTTTTCTTACAGCATTTGACTGCAAAAATCCACTTTTCACCTCTGCCTAATGTATTATAGCCCTAAACCCAGATGACCTCGCTATGTAGCATATATGATTAGCACAGTGGGTTCTACTAAAGGTTTGAGTACAATTGTGAAATTCTGAAATGCATAATCTTGGTGTTGGAAATAGTAACTggttattctttttctctttctgaaACTCACCACTAGCCTTTGCTTAatttagttgatttttttttttttttttttttttttttttttttttttttNNNNNNNNNNNNNNNNNNNNTTTTTcggtttgggggggggtggggttgggatAAATAACAGAATTTATCAAATTTTAGTAGAACCTCTCAACCACACTAGGACTCAACAACCCAAATCAAtgtagagagaaaagaagaaacagaaagtATGTATGTGGAAACAGAATCAGATTAGTGTCACAAGAGGATAGAATTCCCAGAACACCAGCTTAATCTATCAACACCTCACTTGGCTAACAGATCTGCCTTTTCATTTGTAGTCCTTTGCTTCCAATGGAATGAGCAGTTCACCAGTGTAGAAAGGAACTTTGTGTGTCTGATAACATGCACAAATCTCCATGGACCATCCTTATTAGAAGTGATCCAGACAATAGCAGTCACTGAATCTTCTTCCACCATGATTAGGTCTTTTAAGTTCTTGATTAATAAATGTTTTCACTACCATTGTAGTAGGTGAGCTtgtggcacaatggttaagttgcactattgtaaCATGTGGGTCAcaggtttgaaacttggaaacagcctctactgcaaagcagggggtaaggctgtgtgcATTTGCCCCtaccagaccctgcagtagtgggagcctcgtgcactgaggTGCTCATTTTTTTATACAAGGCCATCCTAGCCCGATCATAATTGTGTGTTTATTCCATTGTTCTTCAGTGAATTTACTCTCGTAATGTCCATAACATTGTTTGCTAATTGTTTCAGGTTCCATCAAGTGGATAGTGATGATTTGACCATTGCTGTTAACTTTTGGTGGCAGTCCCCCACAATGTCTAGCATGTCAGAACATATGGATGCATATTATTTTCGTAGAGTATTAAGAAGGTACGTCACATTTTATCTCTCGAATGCTTTATTCAGTAGTTCTATGAACTTACTCCTTTCTGTTTTCTATGAAGTGTGTGGATTTTTTATTCTgtatttattttagaattttaatttccTTCTAGAAATACAGCTcggatttttattttgtatttattttaatttttgaagttcTCTTTAGAAATACTAACTTGAGTTCTGTTCTGATTTTATGTCTCACTTACTCATCAATGATCCATATAAAAGATTGATCGATAAAGAAATGGTATGTATCCCCTTCATGCATGGGTCTGATATATTGTTGACAATTTGTGTGCATTACTTTTCCTATTTCTCAATAATCAACTATTGTTCATCGAGAAAAAAATTTGGTGCTTCACAATGCCAGAATGAATGAGTTGGTTGACATTGTTTCATCCCTATTAATTACCTTCAGgggggtgaaggaaaattttctactTTTGGGCTCTACTATATTTATGCTTttattaatgaatttatttttgagtgctacttctagggttggaatttgCAAATATTTCCTTTTAATCTCATTAGGGACAATCTCAGcaccatttttttaaaatcagtTTTCTTCTAATGGTACTATCTTTTTTCCCTTGTTTCCAAAAGTTAAATACCATTCAGCCAGAGTTATAGTTTAGGCAAGAGAACTCTAGTGGCCAggaattttgataaattttgGTTCTACTGGTTTTATTGTTGTATTCTTCTATCTGCGGTTTGGAAACCATAAAAACCTTCCATTGGTAGAAATCAATTCCGTCAAATGATTTTAGCCATTGAAAATATAGCCACCCCACATATGTAATTATCACATTAGAATCCTAGAACCTTATCACAAAAAAGAATCCTTTaacttattaaaaataaaacagatgTCTGAATCACAGATTTCACCGATTTTCAAATCGGAGAAGTTTAACTCGTCTTTCTGAGTTCTGGCTCCAGTGCCATGAGTCCATGCAACAGAGATTATCAACCATTAAGTAAATCCTTGAGCACCACAGTTGCTAGTTACGGTGCAGTTCTTTTAGATGTACTGTGTAATGTGTGCTCCTTATCCTAATAAGGTGGTATTTAGGGATTTGAATTGGATATGGTATATCATCTTAACTGGGAAATCCATGGTTTTGTTCTTAACTTGTGGGAATTTGTTTATTAATTACTTTTAGTGGAGAGTTTTGTTTTGCTCTTGCCTTCTAGGCATTTGTTTCTTAATATCCTCTTGTTGGAGCTGTTgcagattttcttctttttgttgatTTTGCCTGCTACAGGAATACAAACCCTAAGCATTATGAGTATGTTTTGTCTTTCTGAAATAGGACAGAATCAAATGTTACCTACGAGTTCAGTTGGTAAGGGGAACCCTGAAAGGAATGCAAATGAGCTGCATAAAAATGAAAGTACAGGTTGGCTTTCTAATACCTTTTATTCTGTTGGAATTGCATCTTTGCATTGGTGTCCTTACTGACTGCCAAATttctggtatatatatatatatatatatattactttcTGTCATGGTCCTTTTGATTTTTCACTGATTTAGGTTGCAAAGGATGTCTATCTTTATATTAGGTTTAACACATTGGAAGCCCTCTTTTCCTGCAAAAGCTGAAGTCTAGCATCTTGTGGTTCGTTGGTTAGGCCATCATATGGACGAGCAGTGTGGAAGCAAGGATTTGAAAGGGAAGAACCAAAAGCAGATCATGTTGGACCAGCTAGAGCCCCCTACACTCCAGGCTCTTCATGAGCTTGTATCTTTAGTTCATGAGAATGTTAATGTTGCTACTCAAAGTGAACCTGAGGAATCCACCTCTGATAACAATGCAACAGTCGATGTGAAGGGTGAAGACAAGAAGCTTGTGATAGCTAATTCATTTCACTTGGATGATGATCCGGTTGCTAAAATCCTTCGGAACCTTGAACCACTTGGGCTTCAGAATGTCTTGCTGGCTTTGGTGGTAAGTTTACACTCTCTTTTGCATACGATTTCTGTTATATGTTGTTATTTTTGTGTCTTTGTGATGGGCTTGGATTTTATTCACACGTTTTATGAGATGATTCTAGATAATTTGTTCCATTTGTTCCATTTTTTCCACAATTAGCAAGAGGAACAATTGTTTCACATTACATATTTTTGCACATGCCTGTGGTCTTGTATATTTTCAATGTTTCaatttggggggaggggggaggggcaAGTGATGGTAACTTGTAAATGCTGGTCTAAGTTTGATTTCCCATGCAACATTCTAGACACATAAACTTGCAGTTAAATTGGAAGCCTTGCAATTGATAAACAGAATTATGGATTTGGGATTATAACTTCGTTTTTGTTATTTTCCCCTCCTGATGTTTGGGAAATTTTATATACCATAGGAGTATTTCTTCTATTTAAAACTTTTTGTTGGTGGGCAAACTTCTCTTTTTCATAAGAACATCTCATTAATTCTCAGAGAAGTATACTCTCTTACCATTGTCTATTAAGCCTCAAGTTCTTATCACTCTCTCAGCATAATTTCCCGAGGACGTTAGAGGCTCTAATCCTGCATATGCTTTCACCTGTTGGAGCAGAAGTACTTACACAGAAATTTGATGAGATGGACCAACAGACcacaaaagaagaaaggtgtgCCTTGCATTCACTCAAAAGCTTTTGGATTCTCTGCAGAGACCTAATATGTTTGAAAGAAatggctgagtttgttgtttttcCTTCTAGGGATGAGTTCTACCAGGCATTTTACAGCATATTTGATGATCAATTTGCTGTGATGGATTCGATTTTAAATGGGAAAGAGCTATTTGCTCTCCAGGTAATTATGTACTCCTAATCTGATGAACAATATATGTTTGTGCAAAAGTGACAGCAAAACTGTCAAGAAGTCTGGTTGTTATTCCATCTGTAAATTACATGCCTGACTGTAGACGTCTAAAAGTTTCGCTTGAACTATTCTTTTCTTAGCTTTTCACTTTTTGCTTTCACTTGATTCAAAATCATCCGATCTACAATCATCAAATTGATCAGTCAGAAACTGGCCTCTATTagcttattttttttcctattcaaATAAATTCTAAAATGACGTTTAAGCATGCCAAACCTCCTTAATGATTAACCATAGCATCAGCTACTTTTTCTCTAAAGATGTTATTTATGCTGATATTAACCAAACTACCTATTATCTCCATCCACCAACCAACTGCCCAAAAAGGTTTGAGTTCTTTATGACCATGAATATGGTGTCCACAATCACTTCAGAACCATTCCCCCAACATTTCTTTGAAACTGGTCATCATGGGAATATGATCTTGGTTTTTTGAGGGTTTTATAAATAAGGAAAATTCATCTTTGAGGATTCTAATGATTCTTTCCTACGATTGTTAGAGATATCAGTTATGTTAGTCTAAGGGCAGTATTATAATTTATctcattatgtttgattttcctttttcctccttagggaggtatgtgtactttccctccttagggaggtttgtgtaataccttgtaaatatattagtaaaGGATATATTGGTGTAGGTGAGGTTATCTCTCACAATACAAAATTCCAACATccattgattctctctcttctccctcttctacttctccatctccttcctcatctcacatctcattgttcctctccattcacatatttcaacttggtatcaaaggtcCTTATTGTAaggttggtttgagagtcgaactacttgtcttcttccttcttctcttctctttggaaccctaggttacaaagggcTTACAAGGAAAGGGGTCTTTCATGTAAGAAGATTGAAGAAACCTTGAGGGAGGCATGCAAGGAGACCATGGAGACACAAATGGGAGTTTTTCTTTGAAGGAAGGGACACTTGCAGGTTGCAAGAACCGAAACCAGGCCTAGGTAGAGTTACCGCCAGCCCTAGATTGTTTTTTCCATTCCTTTCTCATTTGGTCAGCTTTGGAGCTGAAACAAAGCCCATTTGGATCACCCTAGGGTGTACTTTCAGCCCTATTGGTCTCGCTACTAGCCTCCTTGAGTTGGGCAGCCACAACTCAAAAGTTATTAGTCCAAATAGGGTACCGCCTGCCctgttttttggtgtttttacTCCTAAAAATTGTTTGTGATGCTTCCGATTGCCATTTTCTTGTGAGGTATGATGTTTAGGGGTATTTAGCTCCTATGTTATGATCCTACACCTTGAAGGAGGTAAATGTTGTGAATTCTTTTGAAGTGTATGCTTGGATTggtggttggattttttttctggttcagggaaaacaattttttggtaGAGTTTGTACTCCCCACCTTGTGTGTGACCCTTTATCTGCAATATGTTTGAAGATAGTGGCCTTGGAGCCCTCTTTGGTGATGTTTCAGCCACTGCATCGAGTAGTGTCCCTCTTACTCCTATGTTTTTTGATAACCCCCATACTCAAATTTCTATTGTGAAGTTAGACAccaccaactatttggattggaCCCATCCTGTGAAGCTTTCCTTGCGGGGTAGGGGAAAGCTAGGGTATATTACAGGTTCCATTAAGGCTCCTCAACCAGATGACCCGACATATCTAAAGTGGGAGACTGAAAACTCCACTGTTATGACATGGCTGATTTTCTCCATAAAACCTGAAATTGGAAGAAGGTTTGTGAGGAAAGAaactgccaaggatatttgggatagtgttACTAAGACCTTTGACCATGTGGGTGATTCGGCCAAggtttatcaattacttcagaaGGTTATTTGCATGAAGCAAGGAGATAAAAACATTTCTGAGTATTACAACATTGTCATTGGTCtttgggaggagtatgatcactatagaGATCTCTAACTGTCCAATCCTgaggatgaagctaaggtttaccAGACACTTGAGAAGGAGAGGGTTCTTCTGTTGCTTGGTGGGTTGAATCCCGAGTATGAGCCGTTCTGGATACAAATATTGGGCCGGTCTccacttccatcccttgatgaagtgtgtagctATTTTCAAAGTGAGGAGACCAGGCGGGTGGCCATGGCACATGCTCCTCCTCTTGAGCGGTCCGCTCTTACTACTAGCTCTCAGAAAGATTGGTGTGGTGGTGGCTGAGGCCAAGGCCCACCTCGTGGAGAGGATAGACattgtgatcattgtgggaagtcTAGGCACACCAAAGATAGATGTTGGGCTCTTCATAGTCGACCTCCTCATGGCAGTTCTAGTGGTCAGAGCACAGTTCCCTTACTAGGGAGGATATTGCAGCATTCCACAGGGTCATGTCTTAACTGGgaggctcatcatcttcttcccttacaGTGCTAAAGTCCTCAACTTCTACTTTGCAGGTTTCCTCATCTACTCCTTCCACAGTTCtatcttgggttattgattcgAGTGCTACGGATCATATAATTGGTACGTCTCATTATTATGATACATACTCTATTTGTTCCGGTAGAGATAAGGTCAGGGTTGCCGATggctccctttcctccatttctgggAAATGTAGCATTTCTGTTACTTCCATTTCTCTTGATTCTATTCTTCACGTTCCTGACCTTACCCGTAATCTCTTATCTGTGAGCCATCTGACAAAATCCTTAAATTGTTGTgttactttttttccttctcattttctctttcaggacttggtgacaaagaggattattggcagtgggcgTCAGGAGAAAGGACTCGACCTACTTGAACCTCaatcaccttttttggctacAGCTAAGTCCTATGTGTGTAGACGTACTGATATCAGTTCTGTGGATTCTGTGATGCTGTGGCACCAACGTTTGGggcatccatcttttgttgttatgaggaaacagttacctcatttatttacttcttttcctagttcccatgtctttcattgtgaaccatgtattttttctaaacattgtcgttcctcttatccttatcatggaaATAGATCGGctgttccttttcatattgtgcaCTCTGATGCTTGGGGCCcttctactactacttcttTACTCGGCTTTCGgtactttgtttcttttgttgatgatttttcccgtGCTACTTGGATTGTTCTGATGAAGCATaagagtgatgtgtatgatgcctttaaaaacttttatcatatggtatgtacacaatttgacaccaaaattaaaattgttcgttCTGACAAAGAGgggagtatatgtatggtggtcttcaagacttttttTACTGACTATGGCATTATCTATCCGctagcttgtgttgacacaccccaacaaaatggggtagctgagagaAAAAACCGCCATCTGTTGGAGGTCagtaggagtcttctctttggcatgcatgttcctaaaactttttggtctgatgctCTTCTTACTGCTACTTTTTTGATCAACCGTATGCCAACACCACTCCTtggctccaaaactcccttGGACATCTCGTCTCc
This Macadamia integrifolia cultivar HAES 741 chromosome 10, SCU_Mint_v3, whole genome shotgun sequence DNA region includes the following protein-coding sequences:
- the LOC122091786 gene encoding uncharacterized protein LOC122091786 isoform X1 — protein: MDEALRIQQFDSIPSPEVFASQIESRNAPAVFHGCIKDWEAISKWNPSNTGLDYLQEQVGSSVVEAMLSRSAPVFYGDLRSHERVQLPFSTFIISCKQHLQNADDSSVVCVESEGHGLTGSNIEQDAHYQLYLAQVPILNMENQERSQLETLKEDIQMPTFLEAKVLASINIWMNNSKSRSSTHYDPHHNLLCVVAGCKRVVLWPPSVSPLMYVMPIYGEASNHSSVNLENPDFSVHPRAKHLMEYSQTAILHPGDALFIPDGWFHQVDSDDLTIAVNFWWQSPTMSSMSEHMDAYYFRRVLRRLIDKEMNQMLPTSSVGKGNPERNANELHKNESTGHHMDEQCGSKDLKGKNQKQIMLDQLEPPTLQALHELVSLVHENVNVATQSEPEESTSDNNATVDVKGEDKKLVIANSFHLDDDPVAKILRNLEPLGLQNVLLALVHNFPRTLEALILHMLSPVGAEVLTQKFDEMDQQTTKEERDEFYQAFYSIFDDQFAVMDSILNGKELFALQALKNVLDLYVGVTYDGSNRSAG
- the LOC122091786 gene encoding uncharacterized protein LOC122091786 isoform X2, whose amino-acid sequence is MDEALRIQQFDSIPSPEVFASQIESRNAPAVFHGCIKDWEAISKWNPSNTGLDYLQEQVGSSVVEAMLSRSAPVFYGDLRSHERVQLPFSTFIISCKQHLQNADDSSVVCVESEGHGLTGSNIEQDAHYQLYLAQVPILNMENQERSQLETLKEDIQMPTFLEAKVLASINIWMNNSKSRSSTHYDPHHNLLCVVAGCKRVVLWPPSVSPLMYVMPIYGEASNHSSVNLENPDFSVHPRAKHLMEYSQTAILHPGDALFIPDGWFHQVDSDDLTIAVNFWWQSPTMSSMSEHMDAYYFRRVLRRLIDKEMNQMLPTSSVGKGNPERNANELHKNESTGHHMDEQCGSKDLKGKNQKQIMLDQLEPPTLQALHELVSLVHENVNVATQSEPEESTSDNNATVDVKGEDKKLVIANSFHLDDDPVAKILRNLEPLGLQNVLLALVKYLHRNLMRWTNRPQKKKGMSSTRHFTAYLMINLL
- the LOC122091786 gene encoding uncharacterized protein LOC122091786 isoform X3, yielding MDEALRIQQFDSIPSPEVFASQIESRNAPAVFHGCIKDWEAISKWNPSNTGLDYLQEQVGSSVVEAMLSRSAPVFYGDLRSHERVQLPFSTFIISCKQHLQNADDSSVVCVESEGHGLTGSNIEQDAHYQLYLAQVPILNMENQERSQLETLKEDIQMPTFLEAKVLASINIWMNNSKSRSSTHYDPHHNLLCVVAGCKRVVLWPPSVSPLMYVMPIYGEASNHSSVNLENPDFSVHPRAKHLMEYSQTAILHPGDALFIPDGWFHQVDSDDLTIAVNFWWQSPTMSSMSEHMDAYYFRRVLRRLIDKEMNQMLPTSSVGKGNPERNANELHKNESTGHHMDEQCGSKDLKGKNQKQIMLDQLEPPTLQALHELVSLVHENVNVATQSEPEESTSDNNATVDVKGEDKKLVIANSFHLDDDPVAKILRNLEPLGLQNVLLALVALKNVLDLYVGVTYDGSNRSAG